A portion of the Actomonas aquatica genome contains these proteins:
- a CDS encoding Fur family transcriptional regulator: MPVSQTQHIVPAERLSAAGLRPTPQRETVYEVLLNKRDHPTADEVYVRVKEAMPSISLATVYNCLEALVQHELVRAVNFERAPTRYCPNLVPHAHFHDEEGRTLDVDLPTPLLEQLRALLPNGYTAKHIEINFHGRAPLS, translated from the coding sequence ATGCCTGTTTCCCAAACCCAGCATATCGTCCCTGCCGAGCGGCTCTCCGCCGCCGGTCTGCGCCCCACCCCCCAGCGCGAAACCGTTTACGAAGTCCTGCTCAACAAACGCGACCACCCCACGGCCGATGAGGTGTATGTCCGTGTGAAGGAGGCCATGCCCTCCATCTCCCTCGCCACGGTTTACAACTGTCTCGAGGCCCTTGTGCAACACGAGCTCGTCCGCGCGGTGAACTTCGAGCGCGCCCCCACACGCTACTGCCCCAACCTCGTGCCCCACGCCCATTTCCACGACGAGGAGGGCCGCACCCTCGATGTCGACCTGCCCACGCCACTGCTCGAGCAGCTCCGCGCGCTTCTCCCCAACGGTTATACCGCCAAACACATTGAAATAAATTTCCACGGCCGCGCCCCTCTCTCCTGA
- the sufB gene encoding Fe-S cluster assembly protein SufB: MKPPTETDAPVAPEIENPAEGIDQSAGDFTYDVKYDYDAGTGLSENVVRYISDVKKEEDWIREFRLKALKTFQEKPMPTHWATKDLDNIDFDKIRYYLAQGQAPKRTWDEVPDDIKQTFERLGIPEQERKFLAGVEAQFDSEAAYSNVKEIVAKQGVIFMGSTEALREHPEIFRKWFGKVIPTSDNKFSALNSAVFSGGSFIYVPPGVKVDMPLQAYFRINAENFGQFERTLIIVDEGAEVTYMEGCTAPKFSTATLHSAVVELVAMKNAKIQYITVQNWAANVYNLVTKRGIAHEGAEIKWIDCNIGSRLTMKYPGVVLKGKGARGEVVSIALANDGQHQDTGAKMIHAADDTTSTIVSKSISVGQGVATYRGVVHIPKHLKGCKNNTECDALLINSNSRTDTYPAITVRGDKHATQHEASVSKVSEEMIFYMQQRGLSEAQAMSLAVNGFVNDLVRQFPMEYSVELKRLIDLEMEGSVG; this comes from the coding sequence ATGAAGCCACCTACCGAAACGGACGCCCCCGTCGCGCCCGAGATCGAAAATCCCGCTGAGGGCATCGATCAGTCCGCCGGCGATTTCACCTACGACGTCAAATACGACTACGACGCCGGCACCGGTCTCAGTGAAAACGTCGTGCGCTACATCAGCGACGTGAAGAAGGAAGAGGACTGGATCCGCGAGTTCCGCCTCAAGGCCCTCAAGACCTTCCAGGAAAAGCCCATGCCCACCCACTGGGCGACCAAGGATCTCGACAACATCGATTTCGACAAGATCCGTTACTACCTCGCCCAAGGCCAGGCGCCCAAGCGCACCTGGGACGAGGTGCCCGACGACATCAAGCAGACCTTCGAGCGCCTCGGTATCCCCGAGCAGGAGCGCAAGTTCCTCGCCGGCGTCGAGGCCCAGTTCGACTCCGAGGCCGCTTACTCCAACGTGAAGGAAATCGTCGCCAAGCAGGGCGTCATCTTCATGGGTTCAACCGAGGCCCTCCGCGAGCATCCCGAGATCTTCCGCAAGTGGTTCGGCAAGGTCATCCCGACCTCCGACAACAAGTTCTCCGCCCTCAACAGCGCGGTGTTCTCCGGCGGCTCCTTCATCTACGTGCCCCCGGGCGTGAAGGTGGACATGCCGCTGCAGGCCTACTTCCGCATCAACGCCGAGAACTTTGGCCAGTTCGAGCGCACCCTCATCATCGTCGATGAAGGCGCCGAGGTCACCTACATGGAGGGCTGCACCGCGCCCAAGTTCTCCACCGCCACCCTGCACTCGGCCGTGGTCGAGCTCGTGGCGATGAAGAACGCCAAGATTCAATACATCACCGTCCAAAACTGGGCCGCCAACGTCTACAACCTCGTCACCAAGCGCGGCATCGCCCACGAGGGCGCCGAGATCAAGTGGATCGACTGCAACATCGGCAGCCGTCTCACCATGAAGTATCCCGGCGTCGTCCTCAAAGGTAAGGGCGCCCGCGGTGAGGTCGTTTCCATCGCCCTCGCCAACGACGGCCAGCACCAGGACACCGGCGCCAAGATGATCCACGCCGCCGACGACACCACCTCGACCATCGTGTCGAAGTCCATCTCCGTGGGCCAGGGTGTCGCCACCTACCGCGGCGTCGTGCACATCCCGAAGCACCTCAAGGGCTGCAAAAACAACACCGAGTGCGACGCGCTCCTCATCAACTCCAACTCCCGCACCGACACCTACCCGGCCATCACCGTGCGCGGCGACAAACACGCCACCCAGCACGAGGCCTCCGTCTCCAAGGTGAGTGAAGAGATGATCTTCTACATGCAGCAGCGCGGCCTCTCCGAGGCCCAAGCCATGAGCCTCGCGGTCAATGGCTTCGTCAACGACCTCGTCCGCCAATTCCCCATGGAATACAGCGTCGAGCTCAAGCGCCTCATCGATCTCGAAATGGAAGGCAGCGTGGGCTAA
- the sufC gene encoding Fe-S cluster assembly ATPase SufC: MNTLEIRDLTVALADTPDQPIVKGLSLTIKTGEVHAIMGPNGTGKSTLSKAIAGHPDYEITGGDVLIDGESILEMEPDERARAGIFLAFQYPAEIPGVSIANFLRAAEQARLGEGENINAPAYYKKLYEKMDMLKIDRKFTSRSVNEGFSGGEKKRCEILQMAMLEPLFALMDETDSGLDIDALKIVAEGVNALRGDKLGVLMITHYQRLLNYIVPDYVHVMYDGKIVKSGDKSLALQLEEKGYDWVKEEFAAATA; encoded by the coding sequence ATGAACACCCTCGAAATCCGAGACCTCACTGTCGCCCTCGCCGACACTCCTGATCAGCCCATCGTGAAGGGCCTCTCCCTCACGATCAAAACCGGCGAAGTCCACGCCATCATGGGCCCCAACGGCACCGGCAAGTCGACCCTCTCCAAGGCCATCGCCGGCCACCCCGATTACGAAATCACCGGCGGTGACGTGCTCATCGACGGCGAATCGATCCTCGAAATGGAGCCCGACGAGCGCGCCCGCGCCGGCATCTTCCTCGCCTTCCAATACCCGGCCGAGATCCCCGGTGTCTCCATCGCCAACTTCCTCCGCGCCGCCGAACAGGCCCGCCTCGGCGAAGGTGAAAACATCAACGCCCCCGCCTACTACAAGAAACTCTACGAGAAGATGGACATGCTGAAGATCGACCGGAAGTTCACTTCCCGCTCGGTCAACGAAGGCTTCTCCGGCGGCGAAAAGAAGCGCTGCGAGATCCTCCAGATGGCCATGCTTGAGCCCCTCTTCGCCCTCATGGATGAGACCGACTCTGGTCTCGACATCGACGCCCTCAAGATCGTCGCCGAAGGCGTCAACGCCCTCCGCGGCGACAAGCTCGGCGTGCTCATGATCACCCACTACCAGCGCCTGTTGAACTACATCGTGCCGGACTACGTGCACGTCATGTATGACGGCAAGATCGTGAAGAGCGGCGACAAATCCCTCGCCCTCCAGCTCGAAGAAAAGGGCTACGACTGGGTCAAGGAAGAGTTCGCCGCCGCGACCGCCTGA
- a CDS encoding BNR-4 repeat-containing protein → MPSYFRNRRDEISFGARWRVLVMALSLMAMGLAAAEPELISSAGSGRATAYVESPKIITREGLTHMAWLDSEAEGFRVRIRTRDNATGTWGEVVTLGEAQDNHGGPALTIDEAGYLHVLYYSHHHPFRYRRSVRPNDATAWMAYEEFGHNLTYPALVCTRDGTLIMAARRSYEDQPWELEMWTKRPGGAWQAQGPILRSRQGNYAQFAASLAWSPDHETLHLGARIYEMRPDDSTWNATGIVYLRSEDDGATWRNAIGEAVTVPATLDTVTPLAVGSIEQGRVLNGGSIDVGPQGEVAVPYSVRVDDSAQSYVALRQPGAPEWRHRWLNRYLPSAWSDAAVMAHGGAAFDEAGKLTVLAVVLRMDPDSTAWGEPSMEIVRFVSVDGGASFNSEIVGSVDPDVPHWMPNVERRTGFNAVPNGNSFIYTGGERGASLTDQLTNQVWWVPADVD, encoded by the coding sequence ATGCCGAGCTACTTCCGAAATCGTCGTGATGAAATATCATTTGGAGCGCGGTGGCGCGTGTTGGTGATGGCGCTAAGCTTGATGGCGATGGGATTGGCGGCCGCGGAGCCCGAGCTTATCTCCAGTGCCGGATCGGGACGAGCGACCGCCTATGTGGAGTCGCCCAAGATCATCACGCGCGAGGGGCTTACGCATATGGCGTGGCTGGATTCCGAAGCGGAGGGATTTCGGGTGCGGATCCGCACCCGCGACAATGCGACCGGCACGTGGGGCGAGGTGGTGACGCTCGGCGAAGCGCAGGACAATCACGGCGGCCCGGCGCTCACCATCGATGAAGCCGGTTACCTGCACGTTCTGTATTACTCCCATCATCATCCCTTCCGCTATCGCCGTTCGGTGAGGCCCAACGATGCGACTGCTTGGATGGCGTATGAAGAATTTGGGCACAACCTGACTTACCCGGCCCTCGTGTGCACTCGGGACGGCACCTTGATCATGGCGGCGCGACGCAGTTACGAGGATCAACCTTGGGAACTGGAGATGTGGACCAAACGCCCGGGCGGGGCGTGGCAGGCGCAGGGGCCGATCTTGCGTTCCCGGCAGGGCAACTACGCGCAGTTTGCCGCCTCACTGGCGTGGAGTCCGGATCACGAGACGCTGCATCTGGGGGCCCGCATTTATGAAATGCGGCCGGACGACTCCACGTGGAATGCGACGGGAATCGTGTATCTGCGGAGTGAGGACGATGGAGCGACCTGGCGGAACGCCATCGGCGAGGCCGTGACCGTGCCGGCGACCTTGGATACGGTGACGCCGTTGGCGGTGGGGTCGATTGAGCAAGGCCGGGTTTTAAACGGCGGCTCGATTGATGTGGGGCCGCAGGGGGAAGTGGCGGTGCCCTACAGCGTGCGTGTGGATGACAGCGCGCAGTCTTACGTGGCGCTCCGCCAGCCCGGGGCGCCGGAATGGCGCCACCGGTGGTTGAACCGTTACCTGCCGTCGGCTTGGTCGGACGCCGCTGTGATGGCGCACGGCGGGGCGGCGTTTGATGAAGCGGGCAAGCTCACCGTGTTGGCGGTGGTCTTGCGTATGGACCCCGATAGCACGGCTTGGGGGGAACCGAGCATGGAGATCGTGCGGTTTGTGTCGGTCGACGGTGGGGCGAGCTTCAACAGTGAGATCGTGGGGTCGGTCGACCCGGACGTGCCGCATTGGATGCCCAACGTGGAGCGCCGCACGGGCTTTAACGCCGTGCCCAACGGCAACAGCTTCATCTATACCGGCGGAGAGCGCGGCGCGTCCCTCACTGATCAACTCACCAACCAAGTTTGGTGGGTGCCCGCCGACGTCGACTGA
- a CDS encoding methyl-accepting chemotaxis protein: protein MQLNVTHKIFLVTLTAGVALAALGGMVLGTFNKVVHTNDELALLNEALKNHQSADMMHDAIRGDVISFRLAVATGDKAFAQESAQDLISHGDDLKTHIAANAALALPKHISALLEPTYRPLETYLAAGQKLTAAQDIEPAKLAALLNTFNTAFEDLEGAMGDVSDALIDSMKTTQAASASFVSGFKRSLLIGFSIAAILLIVVSLLVARSVPRPFALIISELAQTSSLNASAAALVAQTSNELADSSNHQAASLEQVGASLEEVAGMTARNTTHAERAKTLSGSARHGVDAGNQNMQRMVSAMDAIKKASEEIAAILKTIDEIAFQTNILALNAAVEAARAGEAGAGFAVVADEVRALAQRSAKAASEVEGRITDAIQRSDSGVAICSEVSTQLSSIAAQVREVDDLMAEIASASQEQAQNTAQVNSAVSQMDSSVQRTAAQAEESSSTASDLSEQSRALESIVKRLSDLVGRSGAAAVSSTPAPAGRASRGKTSAKAQPAREASFAEF from the coding sequence ATGCAACTCAACGTCACTCATAAAATCTTCCTCGTCACCCTCACCGCCGGCGTAGCCTTGGCCGCCCTCGGAGGGATGGTGCTCGGCACGTTCAACAAGGTGGTGCACACCAATGACGAACTCGCCCTGCTCAATGAAGCGCTGAAAAACCACCAATCGGCCGACATGATGCACGACGCCATCCGCGGTGACGTCATCTCCTTCCGCCTCGCCGTCGCGACCGGAGACAAAGCGTTCGCCCAAGAAAGCGCTCAGGATCTTATCAGTCACGGCGACGACCTCAAAACCCACATCGCCGCCAACGCCGCCCTCGCCCTGCCCAAGCACATCAGTGCCCTACTGGAACCGACCTACCGCCCCCTCGAAACCTACCTGGCCGCCGGACAAAAGCTCACCGCCGCCCAGGATATCGAACCGGCCAAGTTGGCAGCCCTGCTCAATACCTTCAACACCGCCTTCGAAGATCTCGAGGGTGCCATGGGCGACGTAAGTGACGCTCTCATCGACAGCATGAAAACCACCCAAGCCGCGAGCGCGTCATTCGTGTCCGGTTTCAAACGCTCCCTGCTCATCGGCTTCTCCATCGCCGCGATCCTCCTGATCGTCGTCAGCTTGCTCGTTGCCCGCAGCGTCCCCCGTCCTTTCGCGCTCATCATCTCCGAGCTCGCGCAAACCTCCTCCCTCAATGCCAGCGCCGCCGCCCTCGTCGCTCAAACCAGCAACGAGTTGGCCGACTCCTCCAATCACCAGGCCGCGTCCCTCGAGCAGGTCGGCGCTTCCCTCGAAGAAGTGGCCGGCATGACCGCCCGCAATACCACTCACGCCGAGCGCGCCAAGACTCTCTCCGGCTCCGCCCGCCACGGCGTCGATGCCGGCAACCAAAACATGCAGCGCATGGTCTCCGCCATGGACGCCATCAAGAAGGCCTCCGAGGAAATCGCCGCCATCCTCAAGACGATCGACGAGATCGCTTTCCAAACCAACATCCTCGCCCTCAACGCCGCCGTCGAAGCCGCCCGCGCCGGTGAGGCCGGCGCCGGCTTCGCCGTCGTCGCCGACGAAGTGCGCGCTCTCGCCCAACGCTCCGCCAAGGCCGCCAGCGAGGTGGAGGGCCGCATCACCGACGCCATCCAACGCAGCGACTCCGGCGTCGCCATCTGCTCCGAGGTGTCGACGCAACTCTCCTCCATCGCCGCCCAAGTGCGCGAGGTCGACGACCTCATGGCCGAGATCGCCAGCGCCTCCCAAGAGCAGGCCCAGAACACCGCCCAGGTGAACAGCGCCGTCTCCCAGATGGACAGCTCCGTGCAGCGCACTGCCGCCCAAGCCGAGGAAAGCTCCTCCACCGCCTCCGACCTTTCCGAGCAATCCCGCGCCCTGGAATCCATCGTCAAACGCCTCAGCGACCTCGTCGGCCGCAGCGGCGCCGCCGCCGTCTCGTCCACCCCAGCCCCCGCCGGACGCGCCTCGCGCGGCAAAACCAGCGCGAAAGCTCAGCCGGCGCGCGAAGCCTCGTTTGCGGAGTTCTGA
- a CDS encoding aldo/keto reductase, with protein MNYRTLGRTGLSVSEISLGTWSFGSPIYGGVDQTDAHEAIRAALDLGINSFDTAPLYGTPAEDGIAEKVLGRALGADRDQVTITTKFGRYPTRGHLNTFYSAAGVTESVEDSLRRLGTDRLDVLFFHSPFGPEQIEDDVWGALDALKTSGKVRFVGHSVSLPDKTSEMTREWARDGRIDVVQLVISLMNRENTALIADLAALDVGILARESLANGFLAGVYTPETTFPAGHLNARYSREEIAERVAVAERYRAELVTGEVTSLAQAALRWVLDQPGISSVLAGSSRVNEITDCAAASDAPPFSTAQLAAAAAIHTRDYPPA; from the coding sequence ATGAACTATCGCACGCTCGGCCGCACCGGCCTTTCCGTCAGTGAAATTAGCCTCGGCACCTGGTCCTTCGGCTCGCCCATTTACGGCGGCGTGGATCAGACCGACGCCCACGAAGCCATCCGCGCCGCCCTCGATCTCGGTATCAACAGTTTCGATACCGCTCCGCTCTACGGCACGCCCGCCGAAGACGGCATCGCCGAAAAGGTGCTCGGTCGCGCCCTCGGCGCCGATCGCGATCAGGTCACCATCACCACCAAGTTTGGTCGCTATCCCACCCGCGGACACTTGAACACCTTTTACTCCGCGGCCGGTGTCACCGAGTCGGTAGAGGACAGCCTGCGCCGCCTCGGCACCGACCGGCTTGACGTCCTGTTCTTCCACTCGCCCTTCGGCCCCGAACAGATTGAAGACGACGTCTGGGGCGCACTCGATGCCCTCAAGACCAGCGGCAAGGTGCGCTTCGTCGGCCATTCCGTTTCCCTGCCCGACAAAACCAGCGAGATGACCCGCGAGTGGGCCCGCGACGGTCGCATCGATGTGGTGCAACTCGTCATCAGCCTGATGAATCGCGAAAACACCGCGCTCATCGCCGACCTCGCCGCGCTCGATGTCGGCATCCTCGCCCGCGAGTCGCTCGCCAACGGCTTTCTCGCCGGCGTTTACACGCCCGAAACCACCTTCCCCGCCGGCCACCTCAACGCGCGCTACTCCCGCGAGGAAATCGCCGAACGCGTCGCCGTGGCGGAGCGTTACCGCGCCGAACTCGTGACCGGGGAGGTCACCTCCCTCGCCCAGGCCGCTCTGCGCTGGGTGCTCGACCAGCCCGGCATCTCCAGCGTCCTCGCCGGCTCCAGCCGGGTGAATGAGATCACCGACTGCGCCGCCGCCTCCGACGCGCCCCCCTTCTCCACCGCGCAACTCGCCGCCGCCGCCGCGATCCACACCCGGGACTACCCGCCGGCCTGA
- the trxB gene encoding thioredoxin-disulfide reductase, translated as MSSESVENVVIVGTGCAGLTAAIYTGRANLNPLVLEGTQPGGQLTTTSEVENFPGFPEGVDGFMLMDNLRKQATKFGARFQQSLVDSVDFTSMPRKLVCGGKTILAKCVIIATGASPRLTGVPGEKELYGGKGVTTCATCDGAFYRKMDVAVIGGGDSAAEEALFLTRFCSKVYLVHRRDELRASKIMAERATSHEKIEMVWDSVPVAVEGVEEGAVSGLRIKNVKTGTESTLPIKGLFVAIGHVPNTGPFAAALETEDNGYFKPAAGSQVKTSVPGVYVAGDCADHVYRQAITAAGMGCAAAIEAERWLAEQE; from the coding sequence ATGAGCTCTGAATCCGTCGAAAACGTCGTCATCGTAGGCACCGGCTGTGCCGGCCTCACCGCCGCCATTTACACCGGCCGCGCCAATCTCAACCCTCTCGTGCTCGAGGGCACCCAGCCCGGCGGACAGCTCACCACGACGTCCGAAGTCGAAAACTTCCCCGGTTTCCCCGAGGGCGTGGACGGCTTCATGCTCATGGACAACCTGCGCAAGCAGGCCACCAAGTTCGGCGCCCGCTTCCAGCAGTCGCTCGTCGACTCCGTCGATTTCACCAGCATGCCCCGCAAACTCGTCTGCGGCGGTAAAACCATCCTGGCCAAGTGCGTCATCATCGCCACCGGCGCCTCCCCGCGCCTCACCGGCGTCCCCGGTGAAAAGGAACTCTACGGCGGCAAGGGCGTGACCACCTGCGCCACCTGCGACGGTGCCTTCTACCGCAAGATGGACGTCGCCGTCATCGGCGGTGGCGACAGCGCCGCCGAAGAGGCCCTCTTCCTCACCCGTTTCTGCAGCAAGGTTTACCTCGTCCACCGCCGCGACGAATTGCGCGCCTCCAAGATCATGGCCGAGCGCGCCACCTCCCACGAAAAGATCGAGATGGTCTGGGACAGCGTGCCCGTCGCCGTCGAAGGCGTCGAAGAAGGCGCCGTGAGCGGCCTGCGCATCAAGAACGTCAAAACCGGCACGGAAAGCACCCTGCCGATCAAGGGCCTCTTCGTCGCCATCGGCCACGTGCCCAACACCGGCCCCTTCGCCGCCGCCCTCGAGACCGAGGACAACGGCTACTTCAAGCCCGCCGCCGGCTCCCAGGTGAAGACCTCCGTCCCCGGCGTGTATGTCGCCGGCGACTGTGCCGACCACGTCTACCGCCAGGCCATCACCGCCGCCGGCATGGGCTGCGCCGCCGCCATCGAGGCCGAGCGCTGGCTCGCCGAGCAGGAGTAA
- the sufT gene encoding putative Fe-S cluster assembly protein SufT produces MNRDRTLSREVIATQIPSGDKHTLPADSKVFIHQILGGSYTVQTDIGLYRIDGKDADAIGEEVVEETVEATATADGSPDPDAVWEQLKKVFDPEIPVNIVDLGLVYSMDVIKLDDDQGYKVDVAMTLTAPGCGMGPAIAEDAKSKIILVPGVTDADVRLVWEPAWTQSMISEEGKMVLGLI; encoded by the coding sequence ATGAACCGCGACCGCACCCTCTCCCGCGAAGTCATCGCCACCCAGATTCCCTCCGGTGACAAACACACCCTGCCCGCCGACTCCAAGGTGTTCATTCACCAGATCCTCGGCGGCAGCTACACCGTCCAAACCGACATTGGACTCTACCGCATCGACGGCAAGGACGCCGACGCCATCGGCGAAGAGGTGGTCGAGGAAACGGTCGAAGCCACCGCCACCGCCGACGGTTCTCCGGATCCGGACGCGGTGTGGGAGCAGCTGAAGAAGGTCTTCGATCCCGAGATCCCGGTGAACATCGTCGACCTCGGCCTCGTGTATTCGATGGACGTCATCAAGCTCGACGACGACCAAGGCTACAAAGTCGACGTCGCCATGACCCTCACGGCCCCCGGCTGCGGCATGGGCCCGGCCATCGCGGAGGATGCCAAGAGCAAGATCATCCTCGTCCCCGGCGTCACCGACGCCGACGTCCGTCTCGTCTGGGAGCCCGCCTGGACCCAGTCGATGATCAGCGAAGAAGGCAAAATGGTCCTCGGCCTGATCTGA
- the sufD gene encoding Fe-S cluster assembly protein SufD — MSSTTSLNGLNAERFNAHLAQRSYLPAWWIAAKQEAWNEFQARPMPKRTDETWRFATLSGLALDNYIVPEDHSSLVPHLPDFPHAAEIVFSNRQMVGRTSLSQDLIDQGVIFAPLDEALRDHPDLVRRFFQQHGVNLGSEKFTALNIAFTVSGGFLYVPKGVKVEQPFVVQHTITGANQSIFPHTIVALEDEAEATFVEFFVSGDKAAHLASGVNDLHAGQNAKLTYVGAQNWSDETLSFQSNSLAAQRDARISCLNVHLGGRQARHDSHSRLQGPGAHCDMLALTVAKDSQEFDQRTLQTHQAPHTTSDLLYKNALLDTAKTIFSGLIVVEPDAQQTDAYQTNRNLMLSEEAEANSLPGLEIQANDVKCSHGATSGRVPAEQEFYLQSRGIDPSKAHELIVFGFFEEVLNKLENDDLHAVLSNLIQSKFKK; from the coding sequence ATGTCTTCGACCACTTCACTAAACGGCCTCAACGCCGAGCGGTTCAACGCCCACCTCGCCCAGCGCAGCTACCTGCCCGCCTGGTGGATCGCCGCCAAGCAGGAGGCTTGGAACGAATTCCAAGCCCGGCCGATGCCCAAGCGCACCGATGAGACCTGGCGCTTCGCCACCCTCTCCGGCCTCGCGCTCGACAACTACATTGTCCCCGAGGACCACTCCAGTCTGGTCCCGCACCTGCCCGATTTCCCGCACGCCGCGGAGATCGTTTTCTCCAACCGCCAGATGGTCGGTCGCACCAGCCTGTCGCAGGACCTCATCGACCAGGGCGTCATCTTCGCCCCGCTCGACGAAGCCCTGCGCGATCATCCCGACCTCGTGCGCCGCTTCTTCCAGCAGCACGGCGTCAACCTCGGCAGCGAGAAGTTCACCGCCCTCAACATCGCCTTCACCGTCAGCGGTGGTTTCCTCTACGTGCCCAAGGGCGTGAAGGTGGAGCAACCGTTTGTGGTGCAGCACACCATCACCGGCGCCAACCAATCGATCTTCCCCCACACCATCGTGGCGCTGGAAGACGAGGCCGAAGCCACCTTCGTCGAGTTCTTTGTCTCCGGTGACAAGGCCGCTCACCTCGCGTCGGGCGTCAACGACCTGCACGCCGGCCAGAACGCCAAGCTCACCTACGTGGGCGCGCAAAACTGGTCCGACGAAACCCTGTCGTTCCAGTCCAACAGCCTCGCCGCCCAACGCGACGCGCGCATCAGCTGCCTCAACGTGCACCTCGGCGGCCGTCAGGCCCGCCACGATTCGCACTCCCGCCTCCAAGGCCCCGGTGCCCACTGCGACATGCTCGCGCTCACCGTCGCCAAGGACAGCCAGGAGTTCGACCAACGCACGCTGCAGACGCACCAGGCGCCGCACACCACCTCCGACCTGCTCTACAAGAACGCCCTCCTCGACACCGCCAAGACCATCTTCTCCGGTCTCATCGTGGTCGAGCCGGACGCCCAGCAGACCGACGCCTACCAGACCAACCGCAACCTCATGCTCTCCGAGGAAGCCGAGGCCAACAGCCTCCCCGGTTTGGAAATTCAGGCCAACGACGTGAAGTGCTCCCACGGTGCCACCTCCGGTCGCGTGCCCGCCGAACAGGAGTTCTACCTCCAGTCCCGTGGCATCGACCCGAGCAAGGCCCATGAGTTGATCGTCTTCGGCTTCTTTGAGGAAGTCCTCAACAAGCTCGAAAACGACGACCTCCACGCCGTCCTCAGCAACCTGATCCAGAGCAAGTTTAAGAAATGA
- a CDS encoding creatininase family protein: MSDTPAAPAPPPSWGQIERLRPAEIEAIAAATPIAYLPWGALEYHGTHAATGLDSLKAHALCQALARELGGLVYPAVNLAANTIKTAPDLSFPRHSIDFSENTLRLVAREYFAQLADEGYRVVFILCGHVGQPHYDILKAEAQRADAAHAATTFIASSETDLVSPDLFIVNHAALGEVALLMASDPDCVDLSQLPADREPTLQEDAVWGPDPRPATAELGQRFTAAFVAAAAARLRPLLDAPAHPKSQLLPRPDRRA, from the coding sequence GTGTCTGACACCCCTGCTGCCCCTGCCCCGCCCCCTTCCTGGGGCCAGATCGAACGTCTCCGCCCGGCCGAGATCGAAGCCATCGCCGCCGCCACCCCCATCGCTTACCTGCCTTGGGGCGCCCTCGAATACCACGGCACCCACGCCGCCACCGGCCTCGACAGCCTGAAGGCCCACGCCCTCTGCCAGGCGCTCGCTCGCGAGCTCGGCGGCCTCGTTTACCCCGCCGTCAACCTCGCGGCCAACACCATCAAAACCGCCCCCGATCTCAGCTTCCCGCGGCACTCGATCGATTTTTCCGAAAACACCCTGCGCCTCGTCGCCCGCGAGTATTTCGCCCAACTCGCCGATGAGGGCTATCGCGTCGTTTTCATCCTCTGCGGTCACGTCGGCCAACCTCACTACGATATCCTCAAAGCCGAAGCCCAACGCGCCGACGCCGCGCACGCGGCCACCACGTTCATCGCGTCCTCCGAAACCGACCTCGTTTCGCCCGACCTCTTCATCGTCAACCACGCAGCTCTCGGCGAGGTCGCCCTGCTCATGGCCTCCGATCCGGACTGCGTGGACCTCTCCCAGCTGCCCGCCGATCGCGAGCCCACCCTACAGGAGGACGCCGTCTGGGGGCCCGACCCACGCCCCGCCACCGCCGAACTCGGCCAACGCTTCACCGCCGCGTTTGTCGCCGCCGCCGCCGCCCGCCTGCGCCCGCTGTTGGACGCTCCTGCCCATCCTAAGTCTCAACTTCTGCCCCGGCCGGATCGTCGGGCATAA